ATTGCGCTGCCCCCATACTTGTAACTGCTCTACCGCTGCTGCGCGGAAAGTGTCACCCGCTGCTAACATGACAGATTTACCTTGGCTTTGATACTGTTTAGCGAGCTTACCTATGGTGGTGGTTTTGCCCACGCCGTTGACACCAATCATTAAAATAACAAACGGGCCATTAGCATTCTCGGCGACCAAAGGAACGGCTACCGGATCGAGCATTTTTTGCATTTCTTCACGCATTAAATCATAAAGTGCTTCGGCATTTTTAAGTTGTTTACGTGATGCATGTTCGGTGAGGCTTTTGATCAATTTAGTCGTCGTTTCTACGCCAACATCGGCAATCAATAATTGTTCTTCAAGCTCTTCAAATAACTCATCATCAATTTTTTTACCGCGGAAAAAGCCAATGAAACCTGAACCGATATTTTCACTGGTGCGCATTAAGCCACGCTTTAAACGGGCAAACATACCTTCTTTCTGCGGTTTAGCTTGAGGCTCATCTTGTTCTTCTAACGCAATCGACTCTATTGGAGCCTGTTGTTCAACTAACTGCTCGGCGACTAGCGCTTCAGTAGCTAAGATTTTCGCAGCAATATGCTCGGCCTCAACACGGGCTTGCTCTGCTTGCTCATGCTCAAGGCGTTGTTGCTCCGCCTGGGCTGCTAACACTTCTGCGGCCTGACGTTCTGCTGCAATACGAGCGGCCTCAAGACGATCAGCCTCAACACGAGCCTGCTCTGCTTGCTCATGCTCAAGCCGTTGTTGCTCCGCCTGTTCTGCTGCCAGCTTTTGGGCTGCCAACACTTCTGCGGCCTGACGTTCTGCAGCAATACGAGCTGCTTCAATACGATCAGCCTCAATACGAGCCTGCTCTGCTTGCTCATGCTCAAGCCGTTGTTGCTCCGCCTGTTCGTTTGCCAGCTTTTGGGCTGCTAGCACTTCTGCGGCCTGACATTCTGCAGCAATACGAGCTTGCTCAGCGCGTTCATTGTCTAGGCGCTCTTGTTCGATACGCTCAAGTTCCAGTCGCTCGGTTTCTTCTATACGGGCGGTGTCATCGGCTTGCTTGTGCAGCTCAGCATGTTGGGGTTGTTCAGTAGCCTCTGTAGCAATGTCATGCTGTTTATCAACATCAAGCTGTTGTTGATCTTCACCTTCAGGGACGGGCTTATCTTTACGAAACCAGGAAAAAAAACCTTTCTTTGCCATGTTTGCTACCAGTATTTATATGCTTAAAAATTCAGTTGAAGCCGTTTGTTGCATCTCTAACCAGTAAAATGATGAATACTCACATTTAATCACAAGTTTGATATAAAATAACGACGGTTCAGATTGTGGCATAGTCTACCACTTTCTTTTTTCTTTGTTCAGGCAAAATCACGAGGATGAGATGGCTAAAAAAAATACCAGCAGCGGTCAGGTGCGGATTATTTCAGGTCAATGGCGATCTCGAAAGCTACCCATACATGATCTTGAAGGTTTACGCCCAACAACCGATCGTGTGCGCGAAACCTTATTTAATTGGCTTGCTAACGATATTCGTGGCGCCAGAGTACTTGATTGCTTCGCTGGCAGTGGCGCATTATCCCTCGAAGCTTTATCCCGTTATGCCAGCTTTGCAACCATGATTGAACTGCAAAAAAATGCGGCTAATCAGCTAAAACAAAATCTTGCCACCCTGCAATGCCAAAATGCACAGGTTATTAATGGCGATAGTTTACAAATACTTGCAAAAGGCACTTCAACAGGATTTGATATGGTGTTTATCGATCCGCCGTTTCGTAAAGATTTAGTAAACAACACCATTGAGTTATTGATGCAACATCAATGGTTAAACCCCAATGCACAAATTTATCTCGAAACCGAATCAGAATTGACCTCATTCAATGTGCCAGCTACCTGGGTTGCCTTAAAAGAAAAAAAGGCAGGTCAAGTATGTTATCGACTGTACCAATATCAGCCAAACAATACCGAATTATCGGCCGATTAAGTCAATGCCGATATCAATAAACGATATTGTACTTATTGGTAAAACGGCTACTTTGTCGATGTGGTGTTTGGTGGCTTACGGCTGGTTTATTTTCAGCGCAGACGTTCGGCTCTTTATTAATGTATTAGCCTGTATTACCGCGGTGATGCACCTGCTACTAGTACTCATCACATTCTTAAAAAATCCCCGTAACAACAAGCCTGCGGCACATTATCGGGCGATTTTGCTTTGGGGAGTATTTGCGCTATTTGAGCACTATCATTCACAGCACTCTAGCCCGCTTATTAACAGCATCAACAAGTAATCAAACGGCGAGAAGCTGAACCATTGGTATAAAAAAACCTCGTTATTTAACGAGGTTTTTTAGTTAACAATATCGGCACATTACTTTTTAGGATA
The Shewanella vesiculosa DNA segment above includes these coding regions:
- the ftsY gene encoding signal recognition particle-docking protein FtsY, giving the protein MAKKGFFSWFRKDKPVPEGEDQQQLDVDKQHDIATEATEQPQHAELHKQADDTARIEETERLELERIEQERLDNERAEQARIAAECQAAEVLAAQKLANEQAEQQRLEHEQAEQARIEADRIEAARIAAERQAAEVLAAQKLAAEQAEQQRLEHEQAEQARVEADRLEAARIAAERQAAEVLAAQAEQQRLEHEQAEQARVEAEHIAAKILATEALVAEQLVEQQAPIESIALEEQDEPQAKPQKEGMFARLKRGLMRTSENIGSGFIGFFRGKKIDDELFEELEEQLLIADVGVETTTKLIKSLTEHASRKQLKNAEALYDLMREEMQKMLDPVAVPLVAENANGPFVILMIGVNGVGKTTTIGKLAKQYQSQGKSVMLAAGDTFRAAAVEQLQVWGQRNNIPVVAQHTGADSASVIFDALQAAKARKVDVLIADTAGRLQNKSHLMEELKKVLRVMKKLDPDAPHEVMLTLDASTGQNAISQAQLFKEAVGVTGITISKLDGTAKGGVIFAIADKFSIPIRHIGVGEQIDDLRTFNANDFIEALFSQDKTDQ
- the rsmD gene encoding 16S rRNA (guanine(966)-N(2))-methyltransferase RsmD, coding for MAKKNTSSGQVRIISGQWRSRKLPIHDLEGLRPTTDRVRETLFNWLANDIRGARVLDCFAGSGALSLEALSRYASFATMIELQKNAANQLKQNLATLQCQNAQVINGDSLQILAKGTSTGFDMVFIDPPFRKDLVNNTIELLMQHQWLNPNAQIYLETESELTSFNVPATWVALKEKKAGQVCYRLYQYQPNNTELSAD
- a CDS encoding DUF1145 domain-containing protein, with translation MPISINDIVLIGKTATLSMWCLVAYGWFIFSADVRLFINVLACITAVMHLLLVLITFLKNPRNNKPAAHYRAILLWGVFALFEHYHSQHSSPLINSINK